The Trichosurus vulpecula isolate mTriVul1 chromosome 3, mTriVul1.pri, whole genome shotgun sequence genome includes a window with the following:
- the FOXA2 gene encoding hepatocyte nuclear factor 3-beta isoform X2 produces MLGAVKMEGHEHSDWSSYYGEPEGYSSVSNMNAGLGMNGMNTYMSMSAAMGSSSANMSASSMNMSSYVGTGMSPSLAGMSPGAGAMAGMGGTAAPGVTGMAPHLSPSMSPLGGQAPGSMNSLAPYANMNSMSPMYGQASLNRSRDPKTYRRSYTHAKPPYSYISLITMAIQQSPNKMLTLSEIYQWIMDLFPFYRQNQQRWQNSIRHSLSFNDCFLKVPRSPDKPGKGSFWTLHPDSGNMFENGCYLRRQKRFKCEKQLALKEGGGGPGGGGKKPGGGSGGAGGQQATLGEGSGGLPLTSGSDSSAGTESPHSSASPCQEHKRGGLGELKGTPAALSPPEPAPSPVQQAHLLGPPHHPGLPPEAHLKPEHHYAFNHPFSINNLMSSEQQHHHSHHHHHHHHKMDLKAYEQVMHYSGYSSPMPGSLAMGPITNKGGLESSPLTGDTTYYQGVYSRPIMNSS; encoded by the exons ATGCTGGGAGCTGTGAAAATGGAAGGGCACGAGCACTCAGACTGGAGCAGCTACTATGGAGAACCCGAG GGCTACTCCTCGGTGAGCAATATGAATGCGGGCCTGGGCATGAACGGCATGAACACTTACATGAGTATGTCGGCTGCCATGGGCAGCAGCTCGGCCAACATGAGTGCCAGCTCCATGAATATGTCTTCTTACGTGGGAACTGGAATGAGTCCCTCCCTGGCAGGCATGTCTCCAGGGGCTGGGGCTATGGCAGGGATGGGGGGCACAGCCGCCCCAGGGGTTACAGGTATGGCTCCCCACCTGAGCCCCAGCATGAGTCCACTGGGGGGACAGGCCCCCGGGAGCATGAACAGCCTGGCTCCATATGCCAACATGAACTCTATGAGTCCCATGTATGGGCAGGCCAGCCTCAACCGATCCAGGGACCCCAAGACTTACCGTCGGAGTTACACACATGCCAAGCCCCCCTATTCCTACATCTCCCTCATCACTATGGCCATTCAGCAGAGTCCCAACAAGATGCTGACACTTAGTGAGATCTACCAGTGGATCATGGACTTGTTCCCCTTCTACCGACAGAACCAGCAGCGCTGGCAGAATTCCATCCGCCACTCTCTCTCCTTCAATGACTGTTTTCTCAAGGTGCCCCGCTCACCAGACAAGCCCGGCAAGGGCTCCTTCTGGACCTTGCACCCAGATTCGGGTAACATGTTTGAGAATGGTTGCTACCTGCGGCGTCAGAAGCGATTCAAGTGCGAGAAACAGTTGGCactgaaggagggagggggaggtccAGGGGGTGGAGGCAAGAAACCAGGTGGAGGAAGTGGTGGAGCTGGAGGGCAGCAAGCAACACTTGGGGAGGGCAGTGGGGGTTTGCCCCTCACTAGCGGCTCTGACAGTTCTGCCGGCACAGAGTCCCCTCACTCAAGCGCCTCCCCCTGCCAAGAGCACAAGCGAGGTGGTTTGGGGGAGCTGAAGGGCACCCCAGCAGCCCTGAGTCCTCCTGAGCCTGCCCCATCCCCAGTCCAGCAGGCACATCTGCTGGGTCCACCCCACCACCCAGGCCTGCCCCCTGAGGCACACTTGAAGCCGGAACACCACTACGCCTTTAATCACCCCTTCTCCATTAACAATCTCATGTCATCTGAGCAACAGCATCACCAcagccatcatcaccatcaccaccaccacaaaatgGACCTTAAGGCCTATGAACAGGTGATGCACTACTCTGGCTACAGCTCCCCCATGCCTGGCAGTCTGGCCATGGGTCCCATTACGAACAAAGGGGGCTTAGAATCCTCGCCCCTGACTGGAGACACAACTTACTACCAAGGGGTATATTCTCGGCCCATTATGAACTCTTCCTAA
- the FOXA2 gene encoding hepatocyte nuclear factor 3-beta isoform X1 has protein sequence MHSASSMLGAVKMEGHEHSDWSSYYGEPEGYSSVSNMNAGLGMNGMNTYMSMSAAMGSSSANMSASSMNMSSYVGTGMSPSLAGMSPGAGAMAGMGGTAAPGVTGMAPHLSPSMSPLGGQAPGSMNSLAPYANMNSMSPMYGQASLNRSRDPKTYRRSYTHAKPPYSYISLITMAIQQSPNKMLTLSEIYQWIMDLFPFYRQNQQRWQNSIRHSLSFNDCFLKVPRSPDKPGKGSFWTLHPDSGNMFENGCYLRRQKRFKCEKQLALKEGGGGPGGGGKKPGGGSGGAGGQQATLGEGSGGLPLTSGSDSSAGTESPHSSASPCQEHKRGGLGELKGTPAALSPPEPAPSPVQQAHLLGPPHHPGLPPEAHLKPEHHYAFNHPFSINNLMSSEQQHHHSHHHHHHHHKMDLKAYEQVMHYSGYSSPMPGSLAMGPITNKGGLESSPLTGDTTYYQGVYSRPIMNSS, from the exons ATGCACTCTGCTTCCAGTATGCTGGGAGCTGTGAAAATGGAAGGGCACGAGCACTCAGACTGGAGCAGCTACTATGGAGAACCCGAG GGCTACTCCTCGGTGAGCAATATGAATGCGGGCCTGGGCATGAACGGCATGAACACTTACATGAGTATGTCGGCTGCCATGGGCAGCAGCTCGGCCAACATGAGTGCCAGCTCCATGAATATGTCTTCTTACGTGGGAACTGGAATGAGTCCCTCCCTGGCAGGCATGTCTCCAGGGGCTGGGGCTATGGCAGGGATGGGGGGCACAGCCGCCCCAGGGGTTACAGGTATGGCTCCCCACCTGAGCCCCAGCATGAGTCCACTGGGGGGACAGGCCCCCGGGAGCATGAACAGCCTGGCTCCATATGCCAACATGAACTCTATGAGTCCCATGTATGGGCAGGCCAGCCTCAACCGATCCAGGGACCCCAAGACTTACCGTCGGAGTTACACACATGCCAAGCCCCCCTATTCCTACATCTCCCTCATCACTATGGCCATTCAGCAGAGTCCCAACAAGATGCTGACACTTAGTGAGATCTACCAGTGGATCATGGACTTGTTCCCCTTCTACCGACAGAACCAGCAGCGCTGGCAGAATTCCATCCGCCACTCTCTCTCCTTCAATGACTGTTTTCTCAAGGTGCCCCGCTCACCAGACAAGCCCGGCAAGGGCTCCTTCTGGACCTTGCACCCAGATTCGGGTAACATGTTTGAGAATGGTTGCTACCTGCGGCGTCAGAAGCGATTCAAGTGCGAGAAACAGTTGGCactgaaggagggagggggaggtccAGGGGGTGGAGGCAAGAAACCAGGTGGAGGAAGTGGTGGAGCTGGAGGGCAGCAAGCAACACTTGGGGAGGGCAGTGGGGGTTTGCCCCTCACTAGCGGCTCTGACAGTTCTGCCGGCACAGAGTCCCCTCACTCAAGCGCCTCCCCCTGCCAAGAGCACAAGCGAGGTGGTTTGGGGGAGCTGAAGGGCACCCCAGCAGCCCTGAGTCCTCCTGAGCCTGCCCCATCCCCAGTCCAGCAGGCACATCTGCTGGGTCCACCCCACCACCCAGGCCTGCCCCCTGAGGCACACTTGAAGCCGGAACACCACTACGCCTTTAATCACCCCTTCTCCATTAACAATCTCATGTCATCTGAGCAACAGCATCACCAcagccatcatcaccatcaccaccaccacaaaatgGACCTTAAGGCCTATGAACAGGTGATGCACTACTCTGGCTACAGCTCCCCCATGCCTGGCAGTCTGGCCATGGGTCCCATTACGAACAAAGGGGGCTTAGAATCCTCGCCCCTGACTGGAGACACAACTTACTACCAAGGGGTATATTCTCGGCCCATTATGAACTCTTCCTAA